The following are encoded together in the Actinoplanes sp. N902-109 genome:
- a CDS encoding YbaB/EbfC family nucleoid-associated protein yields the protein MYDVGAAEDWLDTWVSGVNERAAGAAELSRQVAALSGAARSADGSVRVTVDAGGNLVRLELPDRELSERIMTTVRRAQAELAAAVSATVERTVGADSETGRAVIHSYGTRYPSPEPEDDDRAR from the coding sequence GTGTACGACGTCGGAGCAGCCGAGGACTGGCTGGACACATGGGTTTCCGGGGTCAACGAACGGGCCGCGGGTGCCGCCGAGCTGAGCCGTCAGGTGGCGGCGCTCAGCGGTGCGGCGCGCAGTGCCGACGGCTCGGTGCGGGTGACCGTGGACGCCGGGGGCAACCTCGTCCGGCTCGAGCTGCCCGACCGGGAGCTCAGCGAGCGCATCATGACGACCGTCCGGCGGGCGCAGGCGGAGCTGGCGGCGGCGGTGTCGGCCACTGTCGAGCGCACGGTGGGCGCCGACTCCGAGACCGGCCGGGCCGTGATCCATTCGTACGGCACCAGGTATCCGAGCCCCGAGCCGGAGGACGACGACCGTGCCCGCTGA
- a CDS encoding acyl-CoA thioesterase II, translating to MIPLQGQAAVDQLLEVLDLKQLGHDRFQGESPQVGAQRVFGGQVAGQALVAAGRTVDPARAVHSLHGYFVRPGDPTVPIDFTVETIRDGRSFSVRRSTAQQHGKTIFFMSASFQVHEEGLDHHLPAPDNIPGPDETPTMRDWLARYPEREAAFNASPQAIDVRYVGTPGWVPPGDRAAAEQQRVWMRINGTLPDDPLIHACALTYASDLSLLDSVLSMHGEVWGPGGVIGASLDHALWLHRPFRADEWFLYDCTSPSASGSRGLARGAMFNRTGTHIASAVQEGLLRKTGA from the coding sequence GTGATCCCCTTGCAGGGCCAGGCCGCCGTCGACCAGCTGCTTGAGGTCCTCGACCTCAAGCAGCTGGGCCACGACCGCTTCCAGGGCGAGAGCCCCCAGGTCGGCGCCCAGCGCGTGTTCGGCGGCCAGGTCGCCGGCCAGGCCCTGGTCGCCGCCGGCCGCACCGTCGACCCGGCCCGCGCCGTGCACAGCCTGCACGGCTATTTCGTCCGCCCCGGCGACCCCACGGTGCCCATCGACTTCACCGTCGAGACCATCCGCGACGGCCGCTCCTTCTCGGTGCGCCGCTCCACCGCCCAGCAGCACGGCAAGACGATCTTCTTCATGTCGGCGTCCTTCCAGGTGCACGAGGAGGGCCTCGACCACCACCTCCCGGCCCCCGACAACATCCCCGGCCCCGACGAGACGCCTACCATGCGCGACTGGCTGGCCCGCTACCCCGAGCGGGAGGCCGCCTTCAACGCCTCCCCCCAGGCCATCGACGTCCGGTACGTGGGCACCCCCGGCTGGGTCCCCCCGGGCGACCGGGCAGCAGCCGAGCAGCAACGGGTCTGGATGCGCATCAACGGCACCCTTCCCGACGACCCGCTGATCCACGCCTGCGCCCTCACCTACGCCTCCGACCTGTCCCTGCTCGACTCGGTGCTCTCCATGCACGGCGAAGTCTGGGGTCCCGGCGGCGTCATCGGTGCCAGCCTCGACCACGCCCTCTGGCTCCACCGTCCCTTCCGAGCCGACGAATGGTTCCTCTACGACTGCACCAGCCCCTCCGCCTCCGGCAGCCGAGGCCTGGCCCGGGGAGCCATGTTCAACCGCACCGGCACCCACATCGCCTCCGCGGTCCAGGAGGGCCTCCTCCGCAAGACCGGCGCCTGA
- a CDS encoding helix-turn-helix transcriptional regulator, which translates to MSDERPETGPVTAFCAELRHLTQRGSLSATAAARRLHISRSQYYAIINGEVRRPPDWAKVEVILRLCEQSDAAVADWRQRHDAMVLEYDRIRARRRAATPAEAAPATPTAPTAPAAAPPSDVEDGHDHSSTHDHRRRPLLLAVAVVVVLAVAAVIVGVRLHGRGATADTATAAPSTEGGLPPSALPALAADGTLGGPLPGAAPEPGNPADPNERAACVSDAPPPGTELLTVPKQHRPGNNKMNHDWWGSGRQISWNAAGPAAFDANVAPGTDTVWGVIILHSCVPLVAGHRYVLRFTAASSPAGPVTVRLQDSVDPENNASYTRAFDYAPVPHAETVEFTALRTSRSSEVTFQVGGRLEAFRLRVTGISLVELS; encoded by the coding sequence GTGAGTGACGAGCGGCCGGAAACCGGTCCGGTGACGGCCTTCTGCGCCGAGTTGCGCCATCTCACCCAGCGCGGCAGCCTGTCGGCCACCGCGGCGGCGCGCCGGTTGCACATCAGTCGCAGCCAGTACTACGCCATCATCAACGGCGAGGTGCGCCGGCCGCCGGACTGGGCCAAGGTCGAGGTGATCCTGCGGCTGTGCGAGCAGTCCGACGCGGCGGTCGCGGACTGGCGGCAGCGGCACGACGCGATGGTGCTGGAGTACGACCGGATCCGCGCGCGCCGCCGGGCGGCCACGCCCGCCGAGGCCGCACCGGCAACACCGACAGCACCGACAGCACCGGCAGCAGCACCACCGTCCGACGTGGAGGATGGGCACGACCACAGCAGCACACATGACCATCGGCGGCGGCCGCTGCTGCTCGCGGTTGCGGTGGTGGTCGTGCTCGCCGTGGCCGCCGTCATCGTCGGCGTCCGGCTCCACGGGCGCGGTGCGACAGCTGACACCGCCACCGCTGCACCGAGCACCGAAGGCGGTCTGCCACCGAGCGCGCTGCCGGCGCTGGCCGCCGACGGCACGCTGGGCGGACCACTGCCCGGGGCCGCGCCCGAGCCGGGCAACCCCGCCGACCCCAACGAGCGGGCCGCCTGCGTCAGCGACGCTCCCCCGCCCGGCACCGAGCTGCTCACCGTGCCCAAACAGCACCGGCCGGGCAACAACAAGATGAACCACGACTGGTGGGGCTCCGGCAGGCAGATCAGCTGGAACGCCGCCGGGCCGGCCGCCTTCGACGCCAACGTGGCGCCCGGCACCGACACCGTGTGGGGCGTCATCATCCTGCACAGCTGCGTCCCGCTGGTCGCCGGTCACCGGTACGTGCTGCGCTTCACCGCGGCGTCGAGCCCGGCCGGGCCGGTGACGGTGCGGCTGCAGGACAGCGTCGACCCGGAGAACAACGCCTCGTACACCCGGGCCTTCGACTACGCCCCCGTGCCGCACGCCGAGACCGTCGAGTTCACCGCGTTGCGGACCAGCCGCAGCAGCGAGGTGACGTTCCAGGTCGGCGGGCGGCTGGAGGCGTTCCGGCTGCGGGTGACCGGGATCAGCCTCGTGGAGCTCAGCTGA
- a CDS encoding glutamate synthase subunit beta, with product MPDPNGFLRYERQLPKRRPVPVRIRDFKEVYPPAGEELIRDQATRCMDCGIPFCHEGCPLGNRIPDWNDLVRTGAWAAAAESLHATNNFPEFTGRLCPAPCEAACVLGIADDPVTIKQVEVEIANHAFDLGYVKPQPPVARSGKSVAVVGSGPAGLAAAQQLARAGHAVTVFERDDRIGGLLRYGIPDFKLEKERIDARMTQMAAEGVEFRTGVNVGTDITAAELRQQFDAVLLACGALAGRDTAETPGRRLNGVHLAMEHLVPANRVVAGLQPAVEIDAAGKHVVIIGGGDTGADCLGVAHRQGAANVIQLDQYPLPPDTRVAGVHPWPTWPVILRNYPAHEEGGERVFGVAVQEFVDDGSGNVAAVRVADVVVERINGVRTVSVTPGSERDLRAELVLLAIGFEGTEQQPLLDQFGVTRNKRGAVDTDDTWQTPADGVFVAGDMHRGASLIVWAIAEGRAAAAAIHTYLGSYGELPAPVRPTSQPLAAV from the coding sequence GTGCCTGATCCGAACGGTTTCCTGCGCTACGAGCGCCAACTGCCGAAGCGCCGCCCGGTGCCCGTACGCATCCGGGATTTCAAAGAGGTCTATCCGCCGGCCGGTGAGGAGCTCATCCGCGACCAGGCCACCCGGTGCATGGACTGCGGCATCCCGTTCTGTCACGAGGGCTGCCCGCTGGGCAACCGCATCCCGGACTGGAACGACCTGGTGCGCACCGGGGCGTGGGCCGCGGCGGCGGAGAGCCTGCACGCCACCAACAACTTCCCGGAGTTCACCGGGCGGTTGTGCCCCGCGCCCTGCGAGGCGGCCTGCGTGCTCGGCATCGCCGACGACCCGGTCACCATCAAGCAGGTCGAGGTCGAGATCGCCAACCATGCGTTCGACCTGGGTTACGTCAAGCCGCAGCCGCCGGTCGCCAGGTCGGGCAAGTCGGTCGCCGTGGTCGGCTCCGGCCCGGCCGGGCTGGCCGCCGCGCAGCAGCTCGCGCGGGCCGGGCATGCCGTCACGGTGTTCGAGCGCGACGACCGCATCGGCGGACTGCTGCGCTACGGCATCCCCGACTTCAAGCTGGAGAAGGAGCGCATCGACGCGCGGATGACGCAGATGGCGGCCGAGGGCGTCGAGTTCCGCACCGGCGTGAACGTGGGCACCGACATCACCGCCGCCGAGCTGCGGCAGCAGTTCGATGCGGTACTGCTGGCCTGTGGCGCCCTGGCCGGCCGGGACACCGCCGAGACGCCGGGCCGCCGGCTCAACGGCGTGCACCTGGCGATGGAGCACCTCGTCCCGGCCAACCGCGTGGTGGCCGGGCTGCAGCCGGCCGTCGAGATCGACGCCGCGGGCAAGCACGTGGTGATCATCGGTGGCGGCGACACCGGCGCGGACTGCCTCGGGGTGGCCCACCGCCAGGGCGCGGCCAACGTCATCCAGCTCGACCAGTACCCGCTGCCCCCGGACACCCGGGTCGCGGGTGTCCACCCGTGGCCGACCTGGCCGGTGATCCTGCGCAACTACCCGGCCCACGAGGAGGGCGGCGAGCGCGTCTTCGGCGTCGCGGTCCAGGAGTTCGTCGACGACGGCTCGGGCAACGTCGCCGCGGTCCGCGTCGCCGACGTGGTCGTGGAGCGGATCAACGGCGTGCGCACGGTCTCCGTGACCCCCGGCTCCGAGCGCGACCTGCGGGCCGAGCTGGTCCTGCTCGCCATCGGCTTCGAGGGTACGGAGCAGCAGCCGCTGCTCGACCAGTTCGGCGTCACCCGCAACAAGCGGGGCGCCGTCGACACGGACGACACGTGGCAGACACCGGCGGACGGCGTCTTCGTGGCCGGCGACATGCACCGCGGTGCGAGCCTGATCGTCTGGGCGATCGCCGAGGGCCGGGCAGCGGCGGCGGCCATCCACACGTACCTGGGTTCGTACGGTGAGCTGCCCGCGCCGGTACGGCCCACCTCGCAGCCGCTCGCCGCGGTCTGA
- a CDS encoding HdeD family acid-resistance protein has product MLWSGSSPLTVAREGMWGFLLITGVAWLAVAWSVLRLEPADVARVAGPVILFAAVTEAVRALAGTRTWGLNAGMAVLFAATGALLMTDSTSTWTTPAALIGWYLLVRGAADVAIAMLTREVDRVWGLLTVVGVAEVALGFFAAGSFVRTAESVVMILAGAALVRGVADLVAALRMREATALTRARRLLDLPPERAVGVAGYAAGLSDFEEAPARASGPRHAAATPLRSSAAGLAELSRPTALPGTPSGALAGAEGLAGTGLGPAAGAIGSTGSFGAPGSFGAPGAAGALGGVPGAMGSLGGTPGAMGSLGGTPGAMGSLGGAAAIGGGAAGGGTGAGMTGSLGRATETGMNSAGESSGNGFGGAGWAGAMEHGGTGHGGTGHGGTGHGSTGHGGTGSGGMALGGLGDASFGAIGSGSGTGGAGTSTGHSGAGGSSGHGGAGDGSGHSGVAGAGYGGIGRAGQAGGGGTGHGQAGYGPVRGAGGPAASGGGSFHEEVLRTTADLDTMLALAGVTGAAVPGSSLHAQAAAEAAGQVQIPDTVEGAELPGPAGPTDQWGATGPRPHTDTSNTGMFSGPAVTSTDHAAGAATAPDQPATQAASERNEQPGPGRPVSITDIERLAELPHPERAATEAARAQAATTAGMHASATGRRGEDPALPLLDAAARATEPVSPGFDDTSIIMRGHRDQ; this is encoded by the coding sequence ATGTTGTGGTCCGGCTCGTCGCCCTTGACCGTCGCGCGCGAGGGGATGTGGGGTTTCCTGCTGATCACGGGTGTGGCATGGCTGGCGGTCGCGTGGAGTGTGCTGCGGCTGGAACCCGCCGACGTCGCGCGGGTGGCCGGGCCGGTGATCCTGTTCGCCGCGGTGACCGAGGCGGTGCGGGCGCTGGCGGGTACGCGCACGTGGGGGCTCAACGCCGGGATGGCCGTGCTGTTCGCGGCGACCGGGGCGCTGCTGATGACCGACAGCACGAGCACGTGGACGACGCCGGCCGCGCTGATCGGGTGGTACCTGCTGGTGCGCGGGGCGGCCGACGTGGCGATCGCCATGCTGACCCGCGAGGTGGACCGGGTGTGGGGGCTGCTCACCGTGGTGGGGGTGGCGGAGGTCGCGCTCGGGTTCTTCGCGGCCGGCTCCTTCGTCCGTACGGCGGAATCGGTCGTGATGATCCTGGCGGGCGCGGCGCTGGTGCGCGGGGTGGCGGACCTGGTGGCCGCGTTGCGGATGCGCGAGGCGACGGCGCTCACCCGGGCCCGGCGCCTGCTCGACCTGCCGCCGGAACGCGCAGTCGGGGTGGCGGGCTACGCGGCCGGGCTCTCCGACTTCGAGGAGGCGCCGGCGCGTGCTTCCGGCCCCCGGCACGCCGCGGCGACGCCGTTGCGCTCGTCTGCCGCGGGGCTGGCGGAGCTGTCCCGGCCTACTGCCCTTCCCGGTACGCCTTCCGGGGCGCTTGCGGGTGCGGAGGGCTTGGCGGGTACGGGTTTGGGGCCGGCCGCGGGCGCGATCGGTTCGACGGGGTCGTTCGGGGCACCGGGGTCGTTCGGGGCACCGGGGGCGGCCGGGGCGCTCGGCGGGGTTCCGGGGGCAATGGGTTCGCTCGGCGGAACGCCGGGGGCGATGGGTTCGCTCGGCGGAACGCCGGGGGCGATGGGTTCGCTCGGCGGGGCGGCGGCGATCGGCGGCGGGGCCGCCGGCGGCGGGACGGGTGCGGGCATGACCGGTTCCCTCGGGCGCGCGACAGAAACGGGCATGAACAGCGCCGGCGAAAGTAGCGGCAACGGTTTCGGCGGCGCCGGCTGGGCCGGGGCCATGGAGCACGGCGGCACGGGGCACGGCGGCACGGGGCACGGCGGCACGGGGCACGGCAGCACGGGGCACGGCGGCACGGGGAGCGGGGGCATGGCGCTCGGTGGCCTCGGCGATGCGTCCTTCGGCGCGATCGGGAGCGGCTCCGGAACCGGCGGGGCCGGCACCAGCACGGGACACAGCGGCGCTGGCGGCAGCTCAGGACACGGCGGCGCCGGGGACGGCTCGGGACACAGCGGGGTCGCCGGTGCCGGGTATGGCGGGATCGGGCGTGCCGGGCAGGCCGGCGGTGGCGGTACGGGGCACGGGCAGGCGGGTTACGGTCCGGTTCGTGGGGCTGGCGGCCCGGCGGCTTCCGGCGGTGGCAGCTTCCACGAGGAGGTGCTGCGGACGACCGCGGACCTCGACACGATGCTGGCCCTGGCCGGTGTGACCGGAGCCGCGGTGCCAGGCTCGTCGCTGCACGCCCAGGCCGCTGCCGAAGCCGCCGGCCAGGTGCAGATCCCGGACACCGTCGAAGGCGCAGAACTCCCCGGTCCGGCCGGACCCACCGACCAGTGGGGAGCTACCGGCCCGCGACCGCACACGGACACGAGCAACACGGGCATGTTCTCCGGACCCGCCGTGACGTCCACCGACCACGCGGCCGGCGCCGCCACTGCCCCCGATCAGCCCGCCACTCAGGCTGCATCGGAACGCAACGAGCAGCCCGGCCCCGGCCGTCCGGTCAGCATCACCGACATCGAACGCCTCGCCGAGCTGCCGCATCCGGAGCGAGCCGCAACGGAAGCAGCCCGAGCCCAGGCAGCCACCACAGCCGGAATGCACGCCTCCGCAACCGGCCGCCGCGGCGAAGACCCGGCGCTGCCCCTGCTCGACGCCGCAGCCCGAGCCACCGAACCCGTCTCCCCCGGCTTCGACGACACCTCCATCATCATGCGCGGCCACCGAGACCAATGA
- a CDS encoding ANTAR domain-containing response regulator encodes MADTQASAERRRVLIAEDEALIRLDLAEMLVEEGYDVVGEAGDGETAVRLAEDLSPDLVILDIKMPIMDGLAAAERIAGGRIAPVVILTAFSQRDLVERARAAGAMAYLVKPFQKSDLVPAIEIALSRYSEISALESEVAGLTDRLETRKSVERAKGELMTKYSMTEPQAFKWIQRTAMDHRMTMREVADRILAEGEESPAPSE; translated from the coding sequence GTGGCCGACACGCAGGCGAGTGCCGAGCGCAGGCGGGTTCTGATCGCCGAGGACGAGGCTCTGATCCGGCTCGATCTGGCCGAGATGCTGGTCGAGGAGGGTTACGACGTGGTCGGCGAGGCCGGGGACGGCGAGACCGCCGTGCGGCTGGCCGAGGACCTCTCGCCGGACCTGGTCATCCTCGACATCAAGATGCCGATCATGGACGGGCTGGCGGCGGCCGAGCGGATCGCCGGTGGGCGGATCGCCCCGGTGGTCATCCTGACCGCGTTCAGCCAGCGGGATCTGGTCGAGCGGGCGCGGGCGGCCGGGGCGATGGCGTACCTGGTGAAGCCGTTCCAGAAGTCGGATCTGGTGCCGGCGATTGAGATCGCGCTCTCCCGGTATTCCGAGATCTCCGCGCTGGAGTCCGAGGTGGCCGGGCTCACCGACCGGCTGGAGACGCGCAAGAGCGTCGAGCGGGCCAAGGGTGAGCTCATGACGAAGTACTCGATGACCGAGCCGCAGGCGTTCAAGTGGATCCAGCGTACGGCGATGGACCACCGGATGACGATGCGTGAGGTCGCCGATCGCATCCTGGCGGAGGGTGAGGAATCTCCCGCACCCAGCGAGTGA
- the pyk gene encoding pyruvate kinase, whose translation MAVTRRAKIVCTMGPATASPERMLGLVEAGMDVARMNFSHGSHEDHQQVYDMVRAAAKQTGRAVAVLADLQGPKIRLGKFAAGPHVWNTGDVVTITSDDILGTPDRVSCTYKKLPQEVKVGDRLLIDDGKVAVEVTAVEGNDITCLVTEGGPVSNNKGVSLPNVAVSVPAMSDKDEQDLRFALGLGVDLIALSFVRSPDDMKLVQQIMAEEGRTVPVIAKVEKPEAVDHLEAIVMAFDGVMVARGDLGVELPLDQVPLVQKRAVQLCRENAKPVIVATQMLDSMIENSRPTRAEASDVANAVLDGADAVMLSGETSVGKYPVLTVSTMAKIVTTTEGGDFGVPVLQHDPRTHGGALTVAASRIARNIGAKALVAFSQTGDTVRRLSRLHCELPLLAFTPVPEVRDQLALSWGVETFLTDFVQHTDDMFRQVDQAMLGLGLAKPGDYVVVVAGSPPNAPGSTNTLRVHQLGSLVDPSTV comes from the coding sequence ATGGCTGTGACACGCCGCGCAAAGATCGTCTGCACCATGGGTCCCGCCACCGCCTCCCCCGAGCGCATGCTCGGCCTGGTCGAGGCCGGCATGGACGTTGCCCGCATGAACTTCAGCCACGGCAGCCACGAGGACCACCAGCAGGTGTACGACATGGTCCGCGCTGCCGCCAAGCAGACCGGCCGCGCCGTCGCCGTCCTCGCTGACCTGCAGGGCCCGAAGATCCGCCTCGGCAAGTTCGCCGCCGGTCCGCACGTCTGGAACACCGGCGACGTGGTGACCATCACCAGCGATGACATCCTCGGCACCCCCGACCGTGTCTCCTGCACCTACAAGAAGCTCCCGCAGGAGGTCAAGGTCGGCGACCGGCTGCTCATCGACGACGGCAAGGTCGCCGTCGAGGTCACCGCGGTCGAGGGCAACGACATCACCTGCCTGGTCACCGAGGGCGGCCCGGTCTCCAACAACAAGGGCGTGTCGCTGCCCAACGTCGCCGTGAGCGTGCCCGCGATGAGCGACAAGGACGAGCAGGACCTGCGTTTCGCGCTCGGCCTGGGCGTCGACCTGATCGCCCTGTCGTTCGTCCGGTCGCCGGACGACATGAAGCTCGTCCAGCAGATCATGGCCGAGGAGGGCCGCACGGTCCCGGTCATCGCCAAGGTCGAGAAGCCCGAGGCGGTCGACCACCTCGAAGCCATCGTCATGGCCTTCGACGGCGTCATGGTGGCCCGCGGTGACCTCGGTGTGGAGCTCCCGCTCGACCAGGTGCCGCTGGTGCAGAAGCGCGCCGTCCAGCTCTGCCGCGAGAACGCCAAGCCGGTCATCGTCGCCACCCAGATGCTCGACTCGATGATCGAGAACAGCCGCCCCACCCGCGCCGAGGCCTCCGACGTCGCCAACGCCGTGCTCGACGGCGCCGACGCGGTGATGCTGTCCGGCGAGACCTCGGTCGGCAAGTACCCGGTGCTCACCGTCAGCACCATGGCCAAGATCGTGACCACCACCGAGGGCGGCGACTTCGGCGTCCCGGTCCTGCAGCACGACCCGCGTACGCACGGTGGCGCGCTCACCGTCGCCGCCTCGCGCATCGCCCGCAACATCGGCGCCAAGGCCCTGGTCGCCTTCTCCCAGACCGGTGACACGGTCCGCCGCCTCAGCCGGCTGCACTGCGAGCTCCCGCTGCTCGCTTTCACCCCGGTCCCCGAGGTCCGCGACCAGCTCGCCCTGTCCTGGGGCGTCGAGACCTTCCTGACCGACTTCGTCCAGCACACCGACGACATGTTCCGCCAGGTCGACCAGGCCATGCTGGGTCTCGGCCTGGCCAAGCCGGGCGACTACGTCGTCGTCGTGGCCGGCTCCCCGCCCAACGCCCCCGGCTCCACCAACACCCTGCGGGTCCACCAGCTCGGCTCGCTCGTCGACCCGAGCACTGTGTGA
- a CDS encoding MmpS family transport accessory protein produces MALLDAMMFSTRRAATAACGLALALALAGCGGGGGPHGGDPGGPVPTRADWPQPVDGQLTTEMCDLLGPDDYHAAGAVAAAFDERSVTPRSRPTMLSCHSAGENWLTLDLQPSAASGGIYYDWMRRDHAKRVGDSAELRENVVPGADESWYDAAAGGHQLVVRRGSLIVGIHFGFLNEDADQPAAMTTLAGLVLQRTAAGTTDTGKAHHATLTITGRPARPGPVDISYLDPNTTELVEVKGVTLPWTQELDFAWYGQTRAITVQASLQQPGLAKYLSCKVTIDGKAAGESMPQVSFTTCRGEYSEAG; encoded by the coding sequence GTGGCTTTGCTGGACGCCATGATGTTCTCCACGAGACGCGCGGCGACGGCCGCATGCGGGCTGGCCCTGGCGCTCGCCCTGGCCGGGTGCGGTGGCGGTGGCGGGCCGCATGGCGGTGACCCGGGCGGCCCGGTGCCCACCCGGGCGGACTGGCCGCAGCCGGTCGACGGGCAGCTGACCACCGAGATGTGCGACCTGCTCGGGCCGGACGACTACCACGCGGCCGGCGCCGTCGCGGCCGCGTTCGACGAGCGCAGCGTGACGCCCCGGTCCCGGCCGACGATGCTGTCCTGCCATTCGGCCGGCGAGAACTGGCTGACCCTGGATCTGCAGCCCAGCGCGGCGTCCGGGGGCATCTACTACGACTGGATGCGGCGCGATCATGCCAAGCGGGTGGGCGACTCGGCGGAGCTGCGCGAGAACGTGGTGCCGGGGGCCGACGAGAGCTGGTACGACGCCGCGGCCGGCGGTCATCAGCTGGTGGTGCGGCGCGGCAGCCTGATCGTGGGGATCCACTTCGGTTTCCTCAACGAGGACGCCGATCAGCCGGCGGCGATGACCACGCTGGCCGGCCTGGTGCTGCAGCGCACCGCGGCCGGGACGACGGACACCGGCAAGGCCCATCACGCGACGCTGACGATCACCGGCCGACCGGCGCGGCCGGGCCCGGTGGACATCTCCTACCTGGACCCCAACACCACCGAGCTGGTCGAGGTCAAGGGTGTCACCCTGCCCTGGACCCAGGAACTCGATTTTGCCTGGTACGGGCAGACGCGCGCGATCACGGTGCAGGCCTCGCTGCAGCAGCCGGGGTTGGCCAAGTATCTGAGCTGCAAGGTGACGATCGACGGCAAGGCGGCCGGCGAGTCCATGCCGCAGGTGTCGTTCACCACGTGCCGGGGTGAGTACTCCGAGGCGGGGTGA